From one Musa acuminata AAA Group cultivar baxijiao chromosome BXJ2-6, Cavendish_Baxijiao_AAA, whole genome shotgun sequence genomic stretch:
- the LOC135615109 gene encoding aminomethyltransferase, mitochondrial-like, with protein MRGGSLWQLGQCLFRRLAQSKSTTPKPRHFVAAPAAEPAELKKTVLHDFHVEHGGKMVPFAGWSMPIQYKDSIMDSTLHCRAAASLFDVSHMCGLSLRGRDCIPFLETLVVADVAGLRPGTGTLTVFTNERGGAIDDSVVTKVRDDHIYLVVNAGCRDKDLAHISAHMEAFKAKGGAVDWHIHDERSLLALQGPLAAPVLQLLTKDDLSKIYFGEFCTLNIHGSHCFLTRTGYTGEDGFEISVPSEHAVDLAKAILEKSEGKVRLTGLGARDSLRLEAGLCLYGNDMEQHTTPVEAGLTWAIGKRRRAEGGFLGAEVILKQLEEGPPIRRVGFFSTGPPPRSHNEILNSSGEKIGEVTSGGFSPCLKKNIAMGYVKSGLHKPGTEVKIIIRGKSNDGVVTKMPFVPTKYYKPS; from the exons ATGAGAGGAGGCAGCCTCTGGCAGCTGGGCCAATGCCTCTTCCGCCGCCTCGCCCAATCCAAGTCCACCACCCCCAAGCCACGCCACTTCGTCGCCGCCCCCGCTGCGGAGCCGGCGGAGCTCAAAAAGACCGTCTTGCATGACTTCCACGTCGAGCACGGCGGCAAGATGGTGCCTTTCGCTGGGTGGAGCATGCCGATCCAGTACAAGGACTCCATTATGGACTCCACCCTCCACTGCCGCGCCGCCGCCAGCCTCTTTGACGTCTCTCATATGTGCGGCCTCAGCCTCCGCGGCCGCGATTGCATCCCCTTCCTCGAGACCCTCGTCGTCGCCGACGTCGCCGGCCTCCGCCCTGGCACGGGGACGCTCACCGTCTTCACCAATGAGCGCGGCGGTGCCATCGACGACTCCGTGGTGACCAAGGTGCGGGACGACCACATCTACCTCGTGGTGAACGCTGGGTGCAGGGACAAGGACCTGGCCCACATCTCCGCTCACATGGAGGCCTTCAAGGCTAAGGGAGGGGCTGTGGACTGGCACATTCATGATGAAAGGTCGCTTCTGGCTCTACAG GGTCCTCTGGCTGCACCAGTTCTTCAGCTGCTAACAAAAGACGATCTAAGTAAAATCTATTTTGGCGAGTTCTGCACATTGAACATTCACGGATCACATTGTTTCCTCACAAGAACTGG CTACACAGGTGAAGATGGTTTTGAGATCTCTGTTCCATCCGAGCATGCAGTAGATCTTGCAAAAGCAATTCTGGAGAAATCTGAAGGGAAGGTGAGGTTGACAGGGTTAGGTGCTCGGGACAGCCTTCGCCTCGAAGCTGGCCTTTGTCTGTATGGCAATGACATGGAACAGCACACCACACCTGTCGAGGCTGGCCTTACATGGGCGATCGGTAAGAGAAGAAGAGCTGAAGGTGGATTCTTGGGTGCGGAAGTGATCCTAAAGCAACTTGAGGAAGGCCCACCTATAAGACGTGTTGGCTTCTTCTCAACAGGCCCACCTCCGCGAAGTCACAATGAGATCTTGAACAGCAGCGGGGAAAAGATTGGGGAGGTAACCAGTGGAGGATTCAGTCCCTGCTTAAAGAAGAACATAGCCATGGGCTACGTGAAGTCTGGTCTCCACAAGCCAGGAACTGAAGTTAAGATTATTATTCGTGGGAAGTCCAATGATGGCGTTGTGACGAAGATGCCATTTGTTCCAACGAAGTATTATAAGCCATCTTAG